One stretch of Ptiloglossa arizonensis isolate GNS036 chromosome 7, iyPtiAriz1_principal, whole genome shotgun sequence DNA includes these proteins:
- the LOC143149119 gene encoding uncharacterized protein LOC143149119 codes for MGWIFLASILLFSLCAAGLPLPQGGGGAGGHGQPQAGSPSTPGPGGGTAGSGASSTLGAAGGGASGSGIGAAGGGGVGLGVTGGTTGGGAGGGAAGGGAGSSAGPARRGRGWRDWRRGDPTLIKGLWKSKGPLDSLGNAEAYIFLALLIGFVTVVVGCWLSDNCWSPEPEGVVTLA; via the exons ATGGGGTGGATCTTCCTTGCCAGTATTTTACTCTTCTCCTTATGCG CGGCGGGATTGCCGTTGCCACAGGGCGGTGGCGGGGCGGGGGGCCATGGACAGCCGCAGGCTGGCTCGCCGAGCACCCCGGGCCCCGGCGGTGGCACAGCTGGCAGCGGCGCGAGCAGCACCCTCGGCGCTGCTGGCGGCGGTGCCTCTGGCTCTGGCATCGGCGCCGCCGGTGGAGGTGGGGTTGGTCTCGGTGTTACTGGGGGAACTACCGGCGGTGGAGCCGGTGGCGGTGCCGCCGGTGGTGGCGCAGGTTCGTCCGCCGGACCGGCTCGTCGGGGCCGAGGGTGGCGCGACTGGCGCCGCGGCGACCCCACCCTTATCAAGGGACTTTGGAAGTCGAAGGGACCTCTAG ATTCTTTAGGAAACGCGGAGGCGTATATCTTCTTAGCGCTGCTGATCGGTTTCGTCACGGTGGTGGTCGGCTGTTGGCTGTCGGACAATTGCTGGTCACCTGAACCCGAAGGAGTGGTCACTCTCGCATAG